In Phaseolus vulgaris cultivar G19833 chromosome 10, P. vulgaris v2.0, whole genome shotgun sequence, a single genomic region encodes these proteins:
- the LOC137819414 gene encoding G-type lectin S-receptor-like serine/threonine-protein kinase At1g11330 isoform X2: MGFPTRINHFLSFLLIFCSFCWGVSSVNDSITSTRFIRDSQTISSSNGDFKLGFFSPQNSTHRYVGIWYLSQTYIIWTANRDQPLINDSSGVLKIHKDGNLVVLNGENRVMWSTNMSASATNTTAQLDNSGNLILRDVSSLTTLWDTFTHPADIAVPSMKIASNRITGEKIEYVSWKSSSDPSSGYFTGSLERLDAPEVFFWYNKTKPYWRTGPWNGRVFLGSPRMLTEYLYGWRFEPNDNGTAYLTYNFEKPAMFGILTITPRGTLKLVEFLNRTIFLDFEVDQNECDFYGKCGPFGSCDNSTVPICSCFEGFEPRKPEEWNSKNWTNGCVRNVALNCGKLRNVSEKVEEDGFLEYHNMKVPDFSERSDGDQEKCGADCLANCSCLAYAYDSYIGCMYWSRDLIDLQKFPNGGVDLFIRVPSQLLPSGGGKGRKYKVLIIGIMGAIGALATAISAYLLWRKFTPKHKGSVLQDEISGKKKEITTKLEELPLFKFEKLANATDNFHFGNMLGKGGFGPVYKGHLENGQEIAVKRLSKTSGQGLEEFMNEVVVISKLQHRNLVRLLGCCIEGEEQMLVYEFMPNKSLDSFLFDPLQRKVLDWKKRFNIIEGIARGILYLHRDSRLRIIHRDLKASNILLDDDMNPKISDFGLARIVRGGNDDEANTKRVVGTYGYMPPEYAMEGIFSEKSDVYSFGVLLLEIVSGRRNTSFHNDEQSLSLVGFAWRLWNEGNIITIIDQEIWDPVFEKSMLKCIHIGLLCVQELTKERPSISTVVLMLISEITHLPPPKQVAFVQKQNCQSSESSQKSQFNSNNNVTLSEVQGR, translated from the exons ATGGGTTTTCCAACCAGAATCAATCACTTTTTGAGTTTTTTGCTCATATTTTGCAGCTTCTGTTGGGGTGTAAGTTCTGTGAATGATAGCATCACATCAACCAGATTCATCAGGGACTCTCAGACTATTAGCTCAAGCAACGGTGACTTCAAGCTTGGATTCTTCAGCCCTCAAAACTCTACACATCGCTATGTGGGAATCTGGTATCTCTCTCAAACCTACATCATATGGACAGCAAATAGAGATCAACCACTGATCAATGATTCATCTGGGGTGCTCAAAATTCACAAGGATGGGAATCTTGTGGTGTTGAATGGAGAAAACAGAGTGATGTGGTCAACAAATATGTCAGCTAGTGCTACCAACACAACTGCTCAACTTGACAATTCAGGAAATCTGATCCTTCGTGATGTCTCAAGCTTAACAACATTATGGGACACTTTCACACACCCTGCTGATATTGCTGTGCCATCGATGAAAATTGCGAGTAATAGGATCACTG GTGAGAAGATTGAGTATGTGTCATGGAAAAGCAGTTCTGACCCTTCTTCCGGGTACTTCACTGGGAGCCTTGAAAGGTTGGATGCTCCAGAAGTGTTTTTTTGGTACAACAAAACAAAGCCATATTGGAGAACTGGTCCATGGAATGGAAGAGTCTTCCTTGGATCGCCAAGGATGTTAACTGAGTACTTATATGGGTGGCGTTTTGAGCCAAATGATAATGGAACTGCTTATCTGACCTACAACTTTGAGAAACCAGCCATGTTTGGAATCCTTACCATAACTCCACGAGGCACACTAAAACTGGTGGAGTTTCTGAACAGAACGATCTTTCTGGACTTTGAGGTGGATCAGAATGAATGTGACTTTTATGGGAAGTGTGGGCCATTTGGAAGCTGTGATAACTCCACAGTACCAATTTGCAGCTGTTTTGAGGGGTTTGAGCCAAGGAAGCCAGAGGAATGGAACAGCAAAAATTGGACAAATGGGTGTGTGAGGAATGTGGCACTGAATTGTGGCAAGTTGAGAAATGTGAGTGAAAAAGTTGAAGAAGATGGTTTTTTGGAGTACCATAACATGAAGGTGCCTGACTTTTCAGAGAGATCAGATGGAGACCAAGAGAAATGTGGAGCAGATTGCTTGGCAAATTGCTCTTGCTTGGCATATGCATATGATTCTTATATTGGTTGCATGTACTGGAGCAGAGACTTGATTGATTTGCAGAAATTTCCTAATGGAGGGGTTGATCTCTTCATTCGTGTCCCATCACAGCTTCTAC CTAGTGGTGGTGGGAAGGGAAGAAAGTACAAGGTATTAATCATTGGCATTATGGGGGCAATTGGAGCATTAGCAACTGCAATCAGTGCTTATCTTCTGTGGAGGAAATTTACTCCTAAGCATAAAG GAAGTGTGCTTCAAGATGAGATTAGCggaaagaaaaaggaaattaCTACTAAATTGGAAGAGCTGCCACTCTTTAAATTTGAAAAGCTTGCAAATGCTACAGACAATTTTCACTTTGGTAACATGCTTGGAAAGGGAGGTTTTGGTCCTGTATATAAg GGACACTTGGAAAATGGACAAGAAATTGCTGTAAAAAGACTTTCAAAAACTTCTGGACAAGGATTAGAAGAATTCATGAATGAAGTGGTAGTGATTTCTAAACTTCAACATCGAAATCTAGTAAGACTTCTTGGATGTTGCATTGAAGGGGAGGAACAAATGTTGGTATATGAGTTTATGCCAAATAAAAGTTTGGACTCATTTCTCTTTG ATCCACTTCAAAGGAAAGTTTTAGATTGGAAGAAGCGCTTTAACATAATTGAAGGAATAGCACGAGGAATACTTTATCTTCATCGAGATTCAAGACTAAGAATTATACATAGAGATCTTAAAGCAAGCAATATCTTATTGgatgatgatatgaatccaaagATATCTGACTTTGGTTTAGCTAGAATTGTTAGAGGAGGTAATGATGATGAAGCTAACACAAAAAGGGTTGTCGGAACTTA tGGTTATATGCCTCCTGAATATGCAATGGAAGGAATTTTTTCAGAAAAATCAGATGTGTATAGCTTTGGAGTATTATTACTAGAGATTGTAAGTGGACGAAGAAATACTAGCTTTCATAATGATGAACAATCACTCAGTCTCGTTGGATTT gCATGGAGATTATGGAATGAAGGCAACATTATAACTATAATAGATCAAGAGATATGGGATCCAGTGTTTGAAAAAAGTATGTTGAAGTGCATACATATAGGACTTTTATGTGTTCAAGAACTTACTAAAGAAAGACCATCCATATCAACTGTGGTTTTGATGCTTATAAGTGAGATTACACATCTTCCTCCTCCAAAGCAAGTTGCATTTgttcaaaaacaaaattgtcAGAGTTCAGAGTCTTCTCAAAAAAGTCAATTTAACTCAAACAACAATGTGACTCTAAGTGAAGTCCAAGGTAGATAA
- the LOC137819414 gene encoding G-type lectin S-receptor-like serine/threonine-protein kinase At1g11300 isoform X1, with product MGFPTRINHFLSFLLIFCSFCWGVSSVNDSITSTRFIRDSQTISSSNGDFKLGFFSPQNSTHRYVGIWYLSQTYIIWTANRDQPLINDSSGVLKIHKDGNLVVLNGENRVMWSTNMSASATNTTAQLDNSGNLILRDVSSLTTLWDTFTHPADIAVPSMKIASNRITGEKIEYVSWKSSSDPSSGYFTGSLERLDAPEVFFWYNKTKPYWRTGPWNGRVFLGSPRMLTEYLYGWRFEPNDNGTAYLTYNFEKPAMFGILTITPRGTLKLVEFLNRTIFLDFEVDQNECDFYGKCGPFGSCDNSTVPICSCFEGFEPRKPEEWNSKNWTNGCVRNVALNCGKLRNVSEKVEEDGFLEYHNMKVPDFSERSDGDQEKCGADCLANCSCLAYAYDSYIGCMYWSRDLIDLQKFPNGGVDLFIRVPSQLLHAASGGGKGRKYKVLIIGIMGAIGALATAISAYLLWRKFTPKHKGSVLQDEISGKKKEITTKLEELPLFKFEKLANATDNFHFGNMLGKGGFGPVYKGHLENGQEIAVKRLSKTSGQGLEEFMNEVVVISKLQHRNLVRLLGCCIEGEEQMLVYEFMPNKSLDSFLFDPLQRKVLDWKKRFNIIEGIARGILYLHRDSRLRIIHRDLKASNILLDDDMNPKISDFGLARIVRGGNDDEANTKRVVGTYGYMPPEYAMEGIFSEKSDVYSFGVLLLEIVSGRRNTSFHNDEQSLSLVGFAWRLWNEGNIITIIDQEIWDPVFEKSMLKCIHIGLLCVQELTKERPSISTVVLMLISEITHLPPPKQVAFVQKQNCQSSESSQKSQFNSNNNVTLSEVQGR from the exons ATGGGTTTTCCAACCAGAATCAATCACTTTTTGAGTTTTTTGCTCATATTTTGCAGCTTCTGTTGGGGTGTAAGTTCTGTGAATGATAGCATCACATCAACCAGATTCATCAGGGACTCTCAGACTATTAGCTCAAGCAACGGTGACTTCAAGCTTGGATTCTTCAGCCCTCAAAACTCTACACATCGCTATGTGGGAATCTGGTATCTCTCTCAAACCTACATCATATGGACAGCAAATAGAGATCAACCACTGATCAATGATTCATCTGGGGTGCTCAAAATTCACAAGGATGGGAATCTTGTGGTGTTGAATGGAGAAAACAGAGTGATGTGGTCAACAAATATGTCAGCTAGTGCTACCAACACAACTGCTCAACTTGACAATTCAGGAAATCTGATCCTTCGTGATGTCTCAAGCTTAACAACATTATGGGACACTTTCACACACCCTGCTGATATTGCTGTGCCATCGATGAAAATTGCGAGTAATAGGATCACTG GTGAGAAGATTGAGTATGTGTCATGGAAAAGCAGTTCTGACCCTTCTTCCGGGTACTTCACTGGGAGCCTTGAAAGGTTGGATGCTCCAGAAGTGTTTTTTTGGTACAACAAAACAAAGCCATATTGGAGAACTGGTCCATGGAATGGAAGAGTCTTCCTTGGATCGCCAAGGATGTTAACTGAGTACTTATATGGGTGGCGTTTTGAGCCAAATGATAATGGAACTGCTTATCTGACCTACAACTTTGAGAAACCAGCCATGTTTGGAATCCTTACCATAACTCCACGAGGCACACTAAAACTGGTGGAGTTTCTGAACAGAACGATCTTTCTGGACTTTGAGGTGGATCAGAATGAATGTGACTTTTATGGGAAGTGTGGGCCATTTGGAAGCTGTGATAACTCCACAGTACCAATTTGCAGCTGTTTTGAGGGGTTTGAGCCAAGGAAGCCAGAGGAATGGAACAGCAAAAATTGGACAAATGGGTGTGTGAGGAATGTGGCACTGAATTGTGGCAAGTTGAGAAATGTGAGTGAAAAAGTTGAAGAAGATGGTTTTTTGGAGTACCATAACATGAAGGTGCCTGACTTTTCAGAGAGATCAGATGGAGACCAAGAGAAATGTGGAGCAGATTGCTTGGCAAATTGCTCTTGCTTGGCATATGCATATGATTCTTATATTGGTTGCATGTACTGGAGCAGAGACTTGATTGATTTGCAGAAATTTCCTAATGGAGGGGTTGATCTCTTCATTCGTGTCCCATCACAGCTTCTAC ATGCAGCTAGTGGTGGTGGGAAGGGAAGAAAGTACAAGGTATTAATCATTGGCATTATGGGGGCAATTGGAGCATTAGCAACTGCAATCAGTGCTTATCTTCTGTGGAGGAAATTTACTCCTAAGCATAAAG GAAGTGTGCTTCAAGATGAGATTAGCggaaagaaaaaggaaattaCTACTAAATTGGAAGAGCTGCCACTCTTTAAATTTGAAAAGCTTGCAAATGCTACAGACAATTTTCACTTTGGTAACATGCTTGGAAAGGGAGGTTTTGGTCCTGTATATAAg GGACACTTGGAAAATGGACAAGAAATTGCTGTAAAAAGACTTTCAAAAACTTCTGGACAAGGATTAGAAGAATTCATGAATGAAGTGGTAGTGATTTCTAAACTTCAACATCGAAATCTAGTAAGACTTCTTGGATGTTGCATTGAAGGGGAGGAACAAATGTTGGTATATGAGTTTATGCCAAATAAAAGTTTGGACTCATTTCTCTTTG ATCCACTTCAAAGGAAAGTTTTAGATTGGAAGAAGCGCTTTAACATAATTGAAGGAATAGCACGAGGAATACTTTATCTTCATCGAGATTCAAGACTAAGAATTATACATAGAGATCTTAAAGCAAGCAATATCTTATTGgatgatgatatgaatccaaagATATCTGACTTTGGTTTAGCTAGAATTGTTAGAGGAGGTAATGATGATGAAGCTAACACAAAAAGGGTTGTCGGAACTTA tGGTTATATGCCTCCTGAATATGCAATGGAAGGAATTTTTTCAGAAAAATCAGATGTGTATAGCTTTGGAGTATTATTACTAGAGATTGTAAGTGGACGAAGAAATACTAGCTTTCATAATGATGAACAATCACTCAGTCTCGTTGGATTT gCATGGAGATTATGGAATGAAGGCAACATTATAACTATAATAGATCAAGAGATATGGGATCCAGTGTTTGAAAAAAGTATGTTGAAGTGCATACATATAGGACTTTTATGTGTTCAAGAACTTACTAAAGAAAGACCATCCATATCAACTGTGGTTTTGATGCTTATAAGTGAGATTACACATCTTCCTCCTCCAAAGCAAGTTGCATTTgttcaaaaacaaaattgtcAGAGTTCAGAGTCTTCTCAAAAAAGTCAATTTAACTCAAACAACAATGTGACTCTAAGTGAAGTCCAAGGTAGATAA